The nucleotide sequence GATAATAGTATTTTGAAATCTCCTCGTCTTCCTGGATCAAGCCAATTTTCTTGCACTCATCTGCCAGAATTTTCTTTGCAAACTTATTAAGTTCTGCAAACTCAAGACCTGGCTTGATGATCGCTGTTGTTTCTTTTAAAGCTTTTAGTACAATATTGTACAGTACTTTTTGGCGGTCAGAAAACTTGCCGTCTACTGGAAACGTATAGCTGATGTCGGCGTTGTAATAATCTTTCTGTGCACCAAGATCGAGCAGCACAAGCTCTCCTTCATTCGTACGGGCATTGTTGTGCTCATAGTGAAGAACCGTCGCATTTTTTCCGCTTGCCGTAATGGTCTTGAACGCATAATCTCGGATCCCGTTTGACTTTAATGTAAAATCGAAATGAGCTTCCAGCTGATATTCCATCATCCCAGCTTTTGCGTGCTTCAGCACGCTGTAGATGCCCTCTTTCGTAATCGCGATGGCTTCTTTAATCTTTTGAATCTCTTCTGTTGTTTTAAACACGCGAAGTTCAGAGATCTCGTGGTACACGTTCTGGATGGTAACGTGCGGGTAGTGCTCACGAATGTGTTTTGCAAATAGTGAGGTACTTGTTGGCTCACCGTTCCAGCCGCGGCGCTCTAAATCTAAACAAACGTGCTTCGCTTGATTTGTGAAAAAGTTGCCATCAATCGTTGACTCAAAGCTATCCACATACTTGATGTCTTTGATTCCTGAGAGCTTTTCAGCATCTTCTTTTGAAACCGTCTTACCAACCCACTTTTCCATAACAGGGTCCGCTTTTTCAATAAAAAGCGTTTCTTCAAATGTTGTGCCGTTCTTCTTTAGCAACAGCATTACGTTCTGCTCGGTAATCCCCGTTAAGTAGTAGAAGTTAGGGTTTGGCACGAAGGGGTAATGTTCATCCGCCGACTTTTGCGGTGCTTTACCAGCGAATAAAATGGTTAATGATTCATCAGGCAGCAATTCTTTTAATCTGCTTCTGTTTCGTTCAAAAAAATACGACTCCATGTGTATCCTCCTTAAGAATATATTAAAAACGACTGATGAGTTTATTTATGTATCTATAGTATAAAGATTTCGCTGTGTTAATGACAGCTATTTTTCTGAATTTTATAAATTGAACTTTACAAGATAATTGGATACTCTTCTAAATCTTGTTCTACAATGTAACTACCATTCGCTTCTTCTTGTACGTACGCCAAAATCTGTTTCTGTACTCTTGGATATAACACGATGCTATCCAGCTCACATAACGGAATCCATTTCACTCCCGTTTGGTTCGGATCTGGCTGACCTGGCAGAGAAGGTTCTGTGTCCACATCTCGCGTGCATTTAAACATGAGCCCTAACGAGTGTGTCTCTCCATATCGGTAATCCGCCAAGTGTGGCGCATATTCATAAACAAATGCGAGTGGACCGACAGTTACATCAATAGATGCCTCTTCTTTCGCTTCTCGTTTTACCGCTTCCTTCACGGATTCATGTGCTTCAACACCACCCGCAGGCAGGTTGTAATGAAGTCCATTTTGATCATCAAACTCAATCAACAAAATCGCGTCGTTTTCGATAATCAACGCGCCTGCTCTTACTCGGATTGGATAGCTCATCTACAGTGCCTCCTTATTCTTTCTTGTAAGTTCAACAGTAGGTGTTGATACGCTCTTAAAACGCTCTCCTCTTATACTAGGTGGGGTATATATTTCAATAATTCTAGAAATTTTTGAATGAATTCTAGAAATTTTGAAGTTTTTCCGGCGAGTTTCAGCTATAATCCGGCGACTTTTCCCCATATATCGGCGAGTCGACATAACTCGACAAGCATGAACCTGCCCTATCCCCTCATCTCAGCTATTCGCTACCCAACACCCAGCAAAAACAACAGGAAAAGCTAACCTGAATCGGCTAGCTTTGTATCGTTTATGCTTCCTGCTCAAACAGCTGAACAAGTTCAATGATTACATGTGTTGCTTTAATCATGTTGTCAACCGAGATGTATTCGTGACGGCCGTGGTAATTTTCCCCGCCTGTAAAGATATTTGGCGTCGGCAATCCCATGAATGATAACTGCGAACCGTCTGTACCACCGCGAATCGGTTTGATGTTTGGTTCGATATCAAGCTTTTTCATTGCTTTTGAAGCAAGATCAACGATTTCTTTTACCGGCTCAATTTTCTCTTTCATGTTGTAATACGTGTC is from Fictibacillus sp. b24 and encodes:
- a CDS encoding aminopeptidase P family protein; this translates as MESYFFERNRSRLKELLPDESLTILFAGKAPQKSADEHYPFVPNPNFYYLTGITEQNVMLLLKKNGTTFEETLFIEKADPVMEKWVGKTVSKEDAEKLSGIKDIKYVDSFESTIDGNFFTNQAKHVCLDLERRGWNGEPTSTSLFAKHIREHYPHVTIQNVYHEISELRVFKTTEEIQKIKEAIAITKEGIYSVLKHAKAGMMEYQLEAHFDFTLKSNGIRDYAFKTITASGKNATVLHYEHNNARTNEGELVLLDLGAQKDYYNADISYTFPVDGKFSDRQKVLYNIVLKALKETTAIIKPGLEFAELNKFAKKILADECKKIGLIQEDEEISKYYYHGVGHFLGLDTHDVGSYKDRILEPGMVITIEPGLYIEEESIGIRIEDDILVTEDGFENLSKDIIREVEEIEEFMATKGVQAVQA
- a CDS encoding NUDIX domain-containing protein, whose protein sequence is MSYPIRVRAGALIIENDAILLIEFDDQNGLHYNLPAGGVEAHESVKEAVKREAKEEASIDVTVGPLAFVYEYAPHLADYRYGETHSLGLMFKCTRDVDTEPSLPGQPDPNQTGVKWIPLCELDSIVLYPRVQKQILAYVQEEANGSYIVEQDLEEYPIIL